From the genome of Malus domestica chromosome 04, GDT2T_hap1, one region includes:
- the LOC103433977 gene encoding vacuolar iron transporter homolog 4-like, whose product MASQRDQFSTYHIEIPVYGNVTDQPRQSPIPEDDEGDTFDYSQRTQWLRAAVLGANDGLVSVASLMMGVGAVKQDVKAMLLAGFAGLVAGACSMAIGEFVSVYTQYDIEISQMKREMKENGRTENGEEAKKKSLPNPAQAALASAIAFSIGAVVPLLGAAFITEHKARLAVVAVLVSVALVVFGGVGARLGGSPVGKSCARVLVGGWMAMAITFGLTKLIGSSGLGI is encoded by the coding sequence ATGGCTTCCCAACGTGACCAATTTTCAACTTACCACATAGAAATTCCAGTTTATGGAAATGTGACCGATCAACCAAGACAATCTCCAATCCCCGAAGACGACGAAGGTGACACCTTCGACTACTCCCAGAGGACACAGTGGCTTCGCGCCGCCGTGTTGGGAGCCAATGACGGGCTGGTTTCCGTTGCATCGCTCATGATGGGTGTGGGAGCTGTGAAACAAGATGTGAAGGCCATGCTTCTTGCCGGGTTTGCGGGGCTTGTGGCTGGGGCATGTAGCATGGCAATAGGAGAGTTTGTGTCTGTGTACACTCAGTACGACATAGAGATATCTCAAATGAAGAGAGAGATGAAGGAAAATGGTAGGACAGAGAACGGAGAGGAGGCAAAGAAGAAGTCGCTGCCGAATCCAGCGCAAGCCGCCTTGGCGTCAGCCATTGCTTTTTCGATAGGCGCGGTGGTGCCTTTGTTGGGAGCTGCATTTATAACTGAGCACAAGGCGAGGCTGGCCGTGGTGGCGGTTTTGGTGAGCGTCGCGCTGGTTGTGTTTGGAGGGGTAGGGGCGAGGCTGGGGGGGTCACCAGTGGGGAAGTCTTGTGCAAGAGTACTTGTTGGAGGATGGATGGCTATGGCTATAACTTTTGGACTCACAAAGTTAATTGGGTCTAGTGGTTTGGGAATCTGA